ACAGTGGGGCCAAGGTCAGGGTACTTGGAGGACAGGCAGCCCAGGATGTCACTGTCTGGAATCTGTTCCACCAAGTTTGAGGGCACTAGTCCCCGCCGGCCATCCTCAAGCTCCCCTTCATAGAAGCCATCATCGTCCATATCCCCAAAGATATATACATAGTCACCAGCTGTGAGGGGCAGCTCACCATCAGGTTGCTCATTGGGCCCCTCTAAGGGGTTGTAGCTATACCTAGCCAAAAAGATTTTGAGCTTGGGAGTTGCAGGAGTCTCAGAGGACCCCACTTCCAGGGAAGGAGACACACTGTCTGGCTCCAGGTCATCCACCTCACTGACTGTATCCATGTCCAGAGTAAGGCAAGATGGCACTGTGGCCCACATGGACTCCacctctgaggaagaggaggagtttGAATGGGAGCTGGTTTTCTTGGTCTGGGGCCTGGAGTTCAGGAGCTGGCTGGCAGGGACCCTATCTGACACTTGGGGCACACTGGATGTTTCCCCAAGAACTGGGTTCTCCTGCTGGGAGAGACAAACAAGAAGCTGTTTGTCTCTGCTAGGCTCTGACAGAGCATGGTCTTCAGGCCCTGGCTTGAACTTGGCCCTTCCACTACCCCTACCTTGGGATTCTGGGGTTTGGGTGGTCTCCCGTAGATGTTCGGGAGGGTGGTCAGGGGAACACTGCAACGTCTGCATCTCCTTCCGGGCATCCTGCAGGTCACTCAGGGCCTTCTGCAGGTCGTGCTGCAGCTGCTCCTGCCTGTCTTGCTCGCGTGCCGCCTGTTGCAGCAGCTGCTCTGCCAGCAGGCTTGCGGCGTCACGCTCCTGGCACGCGCGGCCCAGCTGCTCGCGCACGTCGCTGTTCTCTGCAGCCACTTTCCTCACCCAGTCAGCCTGGGCCTGCAGTCGCGCGTTCTCCTCCGCCAGCCAGGCGCCCTTGCGCAGTGCTGTCTGCAGCTGTACTGCTGTCTCCTCGGGGCGCCGCTGTGCGGCCGCAGCCTGAGCACCCAGTTCCTCACATTCCCTACGCCGCGCGCCCAGCTCGCGCTCTAGTGCTTGCACCTGGTGTCGCGCATCTTCACAGAGTGCGCTCTGGCCGCCGGCCTCGGCCGGCTTGTCGCTCCTGCCCTGTAGTAGCGTCAACTGCCTTTGCAGGCGTAGCACTTCCCGCTGGGACTCACGCTGCAGCCGGTCCAAGTCGCTGATGTTGACCCACTGCGTGCAGGGGGCGCCTCCTCCAGGATCAGAGACGCTACTAAGGCCAGTGGCGACGCGTGGTTGCAGCAGGTGGCATTCGCGCTGCAGCTCTTCGATCTGCTTGTCTTTGGCCAGCAGCGCGCTAGCTTGTTCTGACAGATCCTGTGCACGCTGGCGGGCAAAGGCCTGGCATAGCTCCAGGCCAGAGCGGCTCTCACCCGGCACAGGCGCGCTCATTGCTCTCAGGTTGGTCTCCTGAAGCTTTCGAGCCCGGTCCTCCAGGCGCCTCGCGAGTCCGGTCAGCTCTGCGTGCTTCACTTTGAGCCGCTTCACCTTTTCCTCCGCCCCGACGGAGAAGTGTGCGCGCCGCAACTGTATGTTCTCTTCTTGTAGTCCAGAGCAGCGGCGTGCTAGCACCCGCAGCGTTTCAGCAAGTTCCGAGTTCTGCTTCACCAGTTCCTGGTAGTCCAAGCTCAGTGGTGAAGGCGTCAGAGCAGCGCAGGGCTCCTTCCGGGAGATTTCTTCTCGGGGATCCCTAGGGTTCCTACGTACCGATAATGATAAGGATGGTAGCAGTGGCGGCGGCGGGGGACTCAGGGAGCCCCTGATGGATGCATCTGTCAAGGAGACTCGCGCCTCAGATTTGGAGGCCTTGGGGAAACTCAGTGTGCTGTCCAGCGAGCAAGAACGCTCTGTTGCCAAGGAATCGAAGGAGCTGGCGCGCGTTGGGAGCAGGCCATCTGCGGAGCTTGAGCACACCGCGGGCACCAAATCCAGGGAACGAGAGCGAAAGCGATCGCGGGCGCTCAGGCCGTCCAGGGATGCGAGACGACAGTCGCGCTTCGGAGTGAGACGAGCACTGCTTGCTGTTTCAGGGAGCGGCTCTTCCGAGGGATTCACTGCCTGGGAGTCCGGGGGTCCAGACAAAGCGGGCTGCCAGCGGAAGTGTTCCAAGATGTACTTGAGGAAGAGCTGGCGCTCCATGTCCAGCGCCGCCTGCAGGTGGCGGATGCGCGCTGCCTGCTCGCTGTCGGTATCCCAGCGCAGTTGTGCCAGGACGTCCTGCAGGCGACAGCGGCATTGCGCGGCGGAGACCTCCGGCGCCCCCGCGCGGCTGCAGTAGCCACGGTTCACCAGCTCCTGGGCCAGCTGGCGCTGCAGCTCCCGGGCCTGGCGCACCACTCCATCGCGCTCGCGATGCAGCAGCTGCTGCAGCTGCCGTAACTCGGCCTCCTTCCAGCGCAGCAGCTGCCGGATCTCGGTCTCGCGCTGCCGCTGCACGTCCTCCTGCAGCTGCCGCAGCTCCCGGAAGCGCTGTGCCTCCCACTTGGAGCGCAGATGGTCAGCCAGCTGCTGCCGCTCCCTCTCGGCTGCCTCCCGCAGCTGCCGCGCCTGGGACGCGAAGCGCCGTCGTTCCTCCAACCTCCGCGCGCGCTCCGCCTCCAGCTCAGCCCGCAACTTCTCCAGCTCCCGTCTCTGTTCCTCCTGCACTGCAGCCGCCGGGCCGGGGCTACCTGGTTTCTTGGGCGACGCGCGGCCGCCACCCAAGGGGGTGGGCGAGTCCTTGGTCATTGTGGCCGCAGCCAGGCCAGACGCCTGACCTCGCCTGGCAGGCCACAGCTCGCCAACGGCTGCCGCCCCGGCCGCGGCCAACCGCCCCGCGCGCCCCTTCCGGCGCAATCTGGTGGGACTCCACGCGCCCCTTCCGCTTCGGGATGGGTTCCCCTAGTCCCCTGCCGCGGGTGTCTTCAAGGGTTGTTCACCTCTCCGTGTTGCCTAGGCAGAGACTGAAACCTGACACGGACTCCTGAGCCTGCTGAGATTCCCCACATCTTGGCCCCACATCTTTCCTGCTTCATGGCTCTGTGACCCACCTGGATATTTTTCCAGGCACTGTTCGTGCAAGCCCTAGCAGAAAAGGATGCCCCGTGGGAAGCCTGAGCGCTGCTCCTGGGCCTGGAGAAAGGGTCCAGGTGGGTAGGTCAAGATCACAGATGATCTGTGGTCTCCCAAATTCTTTCTCTGGAGTCTTTGTGTGCCCTATCTTCAATTGCCTGGCCAGGGTTTCAGGCAATGTGTTTGACCTGGGTGGCTGGGATCTACAGCAAGAGTGTCTAAACTTGGGGGTGAGCACTGCACCACTGACAGGAGAGCACATCTGGTGGCTGTATTCCACTATATCGACTCTTCCAAGAAACTCTGTAGTGCCAAGTACTAGCATACATCATTTGTTGAAACCCTctcatgcccattttacagatgagaagtaTCCAAACCCACAACTTGGATTTGGTGCCATCTGTgacagaggagggaaaaaaaaaaaatttgtgaggGCCAGAGCCCAGGACCTCACAAATGTtaggcaaaccctctaccactgagctacacccccaaatcCCTGTGctttgttggttctttttattttttaattttatttatttatttatttattgtatcaggaattgaactcaggggcactttaccattgagcaacatctccagccctttttaatattttatttagagacagggtctcactgagttgcttagcgccttgctaagttgctgaggctgactttgaactcctgcctcagcctccggagacactgggattataggtgtgaaccaCTGAGCTGGGCTTGTTAGTTCAGCTTTACCATCATCTGGCAAGGATGCTCAGAAAGATAAAGAACCTTTCATGGTCACATAGGTTGGGAGTAACTAAGGGAATTCAAACCGCAAAATTTTGTCTCTGGAGTCCTTGGGTGCTCTGTTTCCAATTGCCCAAACTCAGGGTCAGCTGTGAGAATCTCTCCCCAGTCTTACTCCCGGAGAGGAGTCTTACATTTCAAAGCTTCAGACAGAAAACAGTCAAGGAGAATCCAGAGGTGCAGTCAGTCAGCAAAGGAGGTCAGGGAATGGGCCTGCTGCCCCTTCATGCACACCATGGGAACACAGCCCATCCTTTGGTCTGTCCCTTGGGTGCCTGGAGCTGCTTACTTCCCTGAAAGATAAAGCCAGGGGCCTCTATAGGCCCAACTAAGTCCCTGTGCCACATCATAAGAGACAGCAGCACCTGCTGTGGCCTTCCAAAGGGTCATTTAGTCAGATTGTTAGGCCTGGTGGTCATTGGATTCCAATAGGGTTTCAGCTTCCTGTGCTTCCATGCTGTTATTTGTTAAATGGACTAATAATGCAACACTATTTGGTCTGTGTGACATGTGACCTCACAGAGTTCCCTGATCTTTCTGAACACCCATGTCCTCTGTGTTCAATGAGGTGAGAGAATCCAGAACAGAAAAAGGCATCCTGGTAATAAGCTCACttattttagtttgagtccattttTTACACTCAAAGAAACTGAGGACTTTGAGGCAGGGATTTTACTGAGGCTAGGCAAAGCTGCCATGGTGGACATAGGACAGATAATGTCTGATCTCTCTGGGGCTCATGGAGGAAGGAAGCACCAGAGAACAGAGTTTCTTTCTAGGTCCTGCCATTTTTTGACTAAGTGATTATGGCAAGTTGCTTCATATCTGCCAGTCTCATCACAATGCATATAGTCATAGCACCAGCCTCCCAGAGTTAAAGGGACACGAGGACTTCATTGGCCCAGGTATAGGCAGCTCCAAAGTTTGCGTAAAAGCCTATTTCTCCTACTCAGGGCTTAGTCTGGACTTTCACAAGCCTTATCCAGGCTCCTGGCTCAAAGGCCTCTGGCATTTGCAAGTGTGGTTCTCTCTACATGGGTTGCCTACCTTACCCAAAACAAAAgtaacaccaccaccaccactacagactaagtacctactatgtgctgtgCTCTATGCTTAACATGCTTGCCATACATTATCTATTTAAACCACCTGtggccattttacagatgagaaattttAAGCCCCAGTAGATCAAGAGTCATCTGAAATAGTGGGTCCCACTCAACCCTTGTTTTGTCCACTCATCTACTATTCACTTTGGCTTTAGCGTAGCAGTTTCCTCCTCCTGGAAGTTTTCCTTGACTCTTCCAGCTGGAACAGCTCCATAGAACACTGTAGCTCCCAAATCAACCCTGATGGTCATTGGATTCCAATAAGGTTTCAGCTTACCCATTTCCTTTGGGGAAGGGATATGTCTGAAACATATTTTTGACTCTGTCCAGAATGGGTTCAGAGGAAGTGAAAGTGAAAAGTCCCTTCTAAGCAAGATAGCATAAGGACCCAGGGCCAGACAAGCAGGAAAGTCACAATGGGTACTGACCAACTTGGCTACCTGGCCTTCCTAGCTCTACAATTTAAATACCACTTGGCAGCAAGGGCTGGAGCCCCAGGGTCTGATCTGCATAAATACATATCACCTCATTTTGTGTCCACTTATGGGGCTTAGGAGCTCAGGAGCCCTACTTCAATCTGGCTCCTCTCTATCCTGCCCCTGGCACCAAGTGGTTCGTGGGAGACACAGATAGATAACTGGTACCTGGGCATCTGTATCTAGAAcacatctttttttgtgtgggggggtactggggattgaactcaggggcactccaccactgagccacatccccagcccaattttgtactttatttagagaaagggtctcactgagttgcttagcaccttgttaaattgctgaggctggctttgaactcacaatcttcctgcctcagcctcctacgccactgggattacatgtgtgcgccACCGTGCTGGGCTTAGACCACATTTGAGGTGCCTTTGCTTCTCAGTCTGTGGTGTCTGCTTGACCTGGGAAGCACCTGGGACTTTTCACCACCGCTGTGTTTGCTCAGCACCTCGCCCTCTGGCTCTACTTTTCCTACTAAACCCAAGTTTTTCAAATCAGGTTCCCCTGAACCCATAGGAAATATGGTCAGTGGTAAGTAACATGATATAGGAATTATGGCTTCAGGTGTTCATCTTGAGAGTTGAGGTTGAGTAGGATGTGGGGTGAGGGTGGGCAAagcaggtgaggggcagggatGGGTTTAGCCTTGAATTGATGCTTGGCCTCTGGATGTGGTATCTCCAGAGAGGTCTGCTTTCATGGACTCCTCACCAAATCCCTGTTTTACAGAGGGGGGATCTGAGGCTAGGTGGGAGCAAGTGGCTTTCCAAGGCACTTGGATGACTATTGCAGAGTTGGATTGTATTTCAGGGTAGTGGGTGGGGTTCCACAGCCTGCAGTCCTGCTGTGGCCTTAAATGGGGCCTCAAATTGTCAGGTCAGGAGAGCAAGCTGGTACCAAGGGAGAGGACTCTGGGACGAATCTCGGAGTTCCCAAAGGCTACCATCTGGCAGCTATCTAGGTTGGCACACCCTGTGGCATATCAAAGGTATTCTGGAAGGTGATTGAGTAGATGAGCAAAGCAGGGTTTCCCCAGTGCTGGGTTTCAGCCATTCCTGCACTTATTGTGTTGCCTAGTGATTATCCGGTGACCTGCCCGTCATCCTTATCAAATCTGAACTTGGGAAGAGCAGGGGCCATATCTTCCTTGGTCTCTGCTAAGTCCCTGATTAAGCCCAGCACATTGCCATACCCAATATATGAGAATCACAGATTAGGAAACAGGAGGACTGCCATTAGCTCACCATGTTACTGTTTTCTTTGGACTGAGGTTTCTCACTTATAAAATGAAAGGGATGCATGACATCAGCAGTCCCCCCCCCTTCCCTATCTCCCTTCATTtgttccctccttcctcccttcttgtgtttggtgctggggactgaatccaggactTGATaagcactaggcaagcactctaccactgaactatctCCCCAGATCTCATGAGTGACTTTAAAACTGGATTcctgggctgaggatatagctcagttggtagagtgttcgccttccatgcacgaggccctgggttcaatccccagcaccaaaaaacaaaacagaacagaacaaaacaaaaaactgggttCCTTAGGGCTCTAGGATTCTTGTAATACCACTGTGGTATTCCTATGAAATTCTACAGTTCTGTGGGGATCAGATATGTTGTTGGGAACTGAAAGAGAGACACTCTCAGATTCAATCATTAGTGTTCCAAGgaggactttgattttttttttttaaactttaatatttattttttagttttcggcagacacaacatctttgtttgtatgtggtgctgaggatcaaacccgggccgcacgcatgccaggcgagcgcgctaccgcttgagccacatccccagcccagactttgatttttaataaacatgTTCACTTtgaaacaattttgaaaactCCTGTGTTAGAGGCCTTTCTATTATGTAGACACACGTTCTGCTCTGCTACTAAAGCCCTGAGCTTGGTAGAAGTTGCCTGGCTTTGGGGAAGGGCACAAGCTCTGTCTTGGAGGCCCACAGGAAGGATTTAAACTTCCCAACCCCTGGAGCTCCAGCAGCTGCAGCTTTCCACACCACGTCCCTTATCTTTGCTTCAGTGTGTTTTCTGTCTATTCTCTGCTGTCTCTTTAGTCTCTAGTGTAGTACCAGGTACATGGCAGGGATTCCATAAGTACATGACTGAAGAAGATAGAGGCAGACAGGCCCTCTGCTCTTCAGCGGCCAGTCTAAGGAGCACACaaaggttaaatataaatatcacaaaggaacacaGTAAGTTGGGTATCATGGCGCACACATGTAATCCTGGCTATtatggaggctgaagcaagagaatcgtaagtttgaggccagcctg
This genomic interval from Marmota flaviventris isolate mMarFla1 chromosome 1, mMarFla1.hap1, whole genome shotgun sequence contains the following:
- the LOC114083093 gene encoding RIMS-binding protein 3B-like, with the protein product MTKDSPTPLGGGRASPKKPGSPGPAAAVQEEQRRELEKLRAELEAERARRLEERRRFASQARQLREAAERERQQLADHLRSKWEAQRFRELRQLQEDVQRQRETEIRQLLRWKEAELRQLQQLLHRERDGVVRQARELQRQLAQELVNRGYCSRAGAPEVSAAQCRCRLQDVLAQLRWDTDSEQAARIRHLQAALDMERQLFLKYILEHFRWQPALSGPPDSQAVNPSEEPLPETASSARLTPKRDCRLASLDGLSARDRFRSRSLDLVPAVCSSSADGLLPTRASSFDSLATERSCSLDSTLSFPKASKSEARVSLTDASIRGSLSPPPPPLLPSLSLSVRRNPRDPREEISRKEPCAALTPSPLSLDYQELVKQNSELAETLRVLARRCSGLQEENIQLRRAHFSVGAEEKVKRLKVKHAELTGLARRLEDRARKLQETNLRAMSAPVPGESRSGLELCQAFARQRAQDLSEQASALLAKDKQIEELQRECHLLQPRVATGLSSVSDPGGGAPCTQWVNISDLDRLQRESQREVLRLQRQLTLLQGRSDKPAEAGGQSALCEDARHQVQALERELGARRRECEELGAQAAAAQRRPEETAVQLQTALRKGAWLAEENARLQAQADWVRKVAAENSDVREQLGRACQERDAASLLAEQLLQQAAREQDRQEQLQHDLQKALSDLQDARKEMQTLQCSPDHPPEHLRETTQTPESQGRGSGRAKFKPGPEDHALSEPSRDKQLLVCLSQQENPVLGETSSVPQVSDRVPASQLLNSRPQTKKTSSHSNSSSSSEVESMWATVPSCLTLDMDTVSEVDDLEPDSVSPSLEVGSSETPATPKLKIFLARYSYNPLEGPNEQPDGELPLTAGDYVYIFGDMDDDGFYEGELEDGRRGLVPSNLVEQIPDSDILGCLSSKYPDLGPTVLPAGQSRVSEENSSLSEEAQGSVDRVPCQKGRVGSKTEVAVEILESKTKACWLGSPQSAGEQGFSRPLLGAKGVLCVAPMQLHLQNVTATSAEIAWVCSSNRHPHVVYLNDQEHALTPSGVSCYTFQGLHPSTRYQVRVEVRLPWDLLQEHWETMSSTIIFNTPLAGPPDPPLDVLVEHHTLPGFLVVSWLPVTIDSAGSSNGVQVTGYAVYADGLKVAEVTDATAGSILLQFSQMQVPLTCQKVSVRTMSLYGESMDSVPAQIPEDYFTCNPLPETPSFSYTCGDPSTYRVTFPVCHQKLVLASLNTKAVPHTPGSCGEPQTKSLEAFPEEASKRQSPVSNLSSEGTGNKVQEPIETWKKCRKDVSFQKNPQNHHRLPLPSDQSGLKENYYGHMNTSRSPAPGFSHPPPECGSRKELSQEKAAFEKTLRQKQDTQVFIPPQQRTCQQYAADFHDIFEEAAALCLDPWCTKNQEQKKKFRPHSRRGQALGDKRECQLLEPSSVLCPTPSSKIIKMSRGGPTQLGTEANIPARVFVALFDYNPLTMSANPVAAEKELTFQKGQLLRVWGCQDPHGFYHGECNGQVGNIPGHLVVEVEVGTAWTDRRWHLPAQGHLPSVGHLADFERLTRSQGSFLIPQGNSKRPTLWTPKTMMAALDYDPRNRRAGCRGKGKLALRAGDMITVYGPVDDKGFYYGESGGHRGLVPAHLLDDLSIHRE